The region GTTTTACCAGCCAAAGAAGCTTATAGCAACGAATCTTTATATAATGGTGTTTTGGAAACTGAACAATTTACGCAGCCAGCTAATTGGCATGGTTTAGCAGTGCCGGAAGTTTTGACTAACGGTAACCATAAATTACAGACAGCTTATAAACAGCAAAGCAGCCTGGAGGAAACATATACCAAACGGCCTGATTTATTCAATAAAATTGTCTGGCAGACTGAGGATTTAACTACCTTCATTCAGCATTTACAAGCTAAATTAAAGCAAGATACAGATAATGAGGTATGATATGGCGAAAGATATAGATACAGAATTTTTGGAAGAAGAAGCATATTTGCACGATTGCTTGGCGTATATCAAAGGCTTACAGGGCCAACTTGAGCAAAAAATTGCTAAGTTGACTGGCAGTATGCATGAAATAAAAGAAGAAGCTTACAATGAACACATGGAATATAAAAGCGGTGCCAATATGGCCGACAATGCCGTGGTGCAGCATGAATTGTGGCAAGAACATCTGTATCAGACAGACTTAAAGAAAGAAAAGCGCAATTTGTTAAGAATGAGCTATGAACCTTATTTTGCGGCTCTAACTTTTCAGTTTCATGGTGAAGATGAGGCAGAAGTCTATCATCTAGGCCTTTCATCCTTGTTTGATGACGAAACATACAGACAGTGGGTTATAGACTGGCGTAGCCCGATTGCCTCACTTTATTACGAGGGAGAATTAGGCGAAGCTAGCTATGATGTGAATGGTGAGAAGGTCAAAGGCGATTTACTGAACAAAAAGCAGATTTTAATTCGCCGTGGCCATCTGTTGAACATTTACAATCGTTCTAATTTGATGAATGACCAACTCTTAGAGTGGGTTTTAAGTCAGCCAGCCTCACAGCATTTGGAGCAGATTGTTTCAACAATTCAAAGTGAGCAAAACAGCTTAATTAGAGCAAGGGAGCAGCAGAACTTATTAATTTACGGGGTAGCTGGCTCAGGTAAAAGCTCAATAGCTTTGCACCGTGTCTCTTATTTGCTTTACCTCCATCGTGATTGGGATTCAAGTAGCTTTTTGTTCATTTCCCCCAATGAGCAGTTTGCCGAATATATTTCGGAGCTCTTGCCGAATTTGAATGATGAAAATATCAGCACATTAACCTTGGCTAACTTGTATCGTAGCTTGTTTTTGCATAAGCAGTTAAGATTGGCGCAATTTAATTTCAGAGAAGTCAAAGGTGAGACCAAAGCGCTTTTTGCCAGCTTCAAATTTGTTGACTGTGTGCAAGCCTTTATAAAATCTTTCACTAAGTCCAATTTTAAGCCCCATGATTTGATTTTGGATGAATTACAGGTTGAATCTGAAACATTGCTGGATTTGTATCAGCGTGAGTTTGCAAGTGAAGCTCCGTTCCAACGCCCAGCTTTAATGTTCGATTACTTACAGAAAGAATTGCATGCTAAGGCTTTCAAATATCAAGCCGATGACATAAAAGCTGAGTTACAGTCCATGTTAAAGACAATCGATTTGGTTGAGATTTTAAGTCAATTTTATGCAAGCAAAGAGTTTAAGGCGTGGGTAGAAGCTTTGATAGAAAGTGAGCAAGCTTTGTGTAAAGCAAAATGCCAATCGGTTAATTCCAAGCTGGATGAGATTGATCGAATTATCTTAGCTTATTTATTGGTGGACTTCTATCGCGACTATGACACATATCTAGTCAAGCATTTGCTGATTGATGAAGCGCAGGATTTACTTGCCATTGAACATGTGCTTCTAGCTAATTTGTTCAAAGTGGACAAAACCATTTGTGCTGACTTTAATCAGGCAATTTATTGGCCACAGGCTAAGGACTTTTCAGAAGAATTAAAAGACTATTATGCCAAGCAGAAACACTTGTTGTTCAAAGTAATTAATGTAGCTTATCGCTCAACGTATGAGATTACTGAATTTTGCCGTCGCTTTATTCCAGGAACTGAACTTCAAGCTGTTAAACGTCATGGCTCAGATGTGAAATTAACCTGTTTAGGTCAGACTAATGTTGATTGCTTTAAGGCTAAATTAACAGATATTGAGCCGTCATTAGATGTTACTTACACTAAGTTCATGCAGGGAGAAGACAAGCGGCATAGCTTGGCAATCATCGTGCCGAATGAAATGTGGAAAGAGGCTCTAAAGACCCAAATTAAAGATAGTAAGTG is a window of Amygdalobacter nucleatus DNA encoding:
- a CDS encoding HelD family protein, which encodes MAKDIDTEFLEEEAYLHDCLAYIKGLQGQLEQKIAKLTGSMHEIKEEAYNEHMEYKSGANMADNAVVQHELWQEHLYQTDLKKEKRNLLRMSYEPYFAALTFQFHGEDEAEVYHLGLSSLFDDETYRQWVIDWRSPIASLYYEGELGEASYDVNGEKVKGDLLNKKQILIRRGHLLNIYNRSNLMNDQLLEWVLSQPASQHLEQIVSTIQSEQNSLIRAREQQNLLIYGVAGSGKSSIALHRVSYLLYLHRDWDSSSFLFISPNEQFAEYISELLPNLNDENISTLTLANLYRSLFLHKQLRLAQFNFREVKGETKALFASFKFVDCVQAFIKSFTKSNFKPHDLILDELQVESETLLDLYQREFASEAPFQRPALMFDYLQKELHAKAFKYQADDIKAELQSMLKTIDLVEILSQFYASKEFKAWVEALIESEQALCKAKCQSVNSKLDEIDRIILAYLLVDFYRDYDTYLVKHLLIDEAQDLLAIEHVLLANLFKVDKTICADFNQAIYWPQAKDFSEELKDYYAKQKHLLFKVINVAYRSTYEITEFCRRFIPGTELQAVKRHGSDVKLTCLGQTNVDCFKAKLTDIEPSLDVTYTKFMQGEDKRHSLAIIVPNEMWKEALKTQIKDSKWQKALARYEMTAGNKPVLENLLQKDEDEQMKEFKLAVHTAKSAKGMEFDTVLVYPVDKELYQDKQANLQLYVACSRALHNLEIFYYNDKSLID